The nucleotide sequence TCGATTGATGAAAATCCTTTTAGGAAACTATTTATAATATTCTAAGCAGGTACTTGCTGGATGACTGATTTATTCGTAAATGCCAACACTATCAAAACCTTCAGCGGCGGCTTTCGCTTCAGCGCTCGCTTCTCCGTAAATATCAGCTGCAGACTGGACAATGGCCCGGCGCGCAGCGCTGAAATCAGAAGTCGGCGTTAAATACACCGTCAGTGCCCGATAAAAAATTTGGCCCAGCTTTTCTTTTCCGATTTTTTCGCCAATCAAATACGCCGCATGGTTGGTAATCGACGAGTTGATATGCACGCCGCCATTGTCAAGGCTTCTCGGCAGGTCATAGTATTCGTCCATATGCGCAGGGTATTTGCCTTTTCCGTCGCCGTAAGGAACATAGTCCGCTTTAACCGGGTATTTGCCTGGATCGCTCAAACTGCGGAGCGATACACGGCCGTCCGCTTTTGCCCCTGGACCCATAATGTCTTCTCCGACTTCCCAGTCCTCACTGTCAATCAAGGCCCCGAAGATGTCGGCGAACGATTCGTTCAATGCACCTGACTGGAAGCGGTACTGAAGGTTTGCAGAGTTTGTGATTACGCCATGCGTCATTTCATGGGCAGCTACATCAAGCCCGGCAGACAGGGGCACCATATAAGAGCCGTCCCCGTCTCCGTATGTCATCTGGCGGCCGTTCCAGAAAGCGTTATTGTAATTATCGCCGTAATGCACATAAGAAACGATTGCCATTCCTTTGTCATCAAGTGAATTCCGTCCATGTTCCTCTAAGTAATAATCATAGACGACTTCCGAATTGTAATGTGCATCTACAGCGGCGTGCTGATATTCGTCTTTCCATGATGCACTGTTGTTCGAAAAGATCTTGCCGTCATTTGCATCATAGGTGAAAATTCCTTGAAGTCCTGCATGGGAAGTGTCCGATAAACTAAAAATCGTTCCCTGGCTTGGCAGTTGAGTCCGCGTAGTATGTATTTTCCGCTGCGCTCCAAGGACACCTGTTCCAACCGATTCGTGATGGTTGTCCACATGCATCAATGCATTGTACTGGTCGATGGTTTCCCCGCTTTTTGCATCAATAAAGGCAAACCAATTCCCTGGTTTTTCCCCGAGGAAATTGACATTCACTTTATAAGCCAAATGGTTGGTTCCTTCAAAAGGATAAATCACCAAATCCGCTAAAGGGGTTTCTTCCAGTTGAGCCGGAGCGTTTACTGCCTTCTTGGCTGCTTCCACCGCTGCCGCTTCACTGACAGCCGCTGATGTGTCGATCTCCTCTGTTGCTTCCGGAATATGGCTGCCATTTACAGACACCAGTTCGTCTTGTTTGTTATAATGGACGACCACTTCGGATCCTTCTACCGGAATGCCTTTTACGGTCTGGTTAAAGCGGACATGTTTCATGCCAAGCGAATCTTTCTGTATGTTTTTCACTTTCAAGTTTTTATCCGGATTGGCTACACCAATCTGCTTTTCAATCTTTTTTAAATAATCCAGAGCATGGGCTGCCGCATTGCCAACCTGTTTTTCACCAAATTTTTCTTTTACAAAAACCGGTACGCTGCCCGTTTCATTCCACGGCTTGCCGGGCTGGTCCGGTGGCGCAGCCAATGCATTGGCTGCGGAAAATGAGCTAAGTACGAGAGCCGAAGATAATAATACTGGAACAAAATAATTTTTCTTCAAATTTATTCCTCCCTCTTCAATCTGATATTAGTATAGAAAAGAATGGTAACTCCCACAATAATAAACTGAAAAGTTTCAATATTTGAATTATAATACCTATTAGTTCGATCCTCGAATTATATCCATCCACTTAGCCTAAAAAGCTGCCAATTCAAATTTGCGAAACAATCGGGCCGTTAAACCTACTTCTTTCCATATAAAAAACTTCCCTCTCGCTGCCCGGAGATCCGGAGCTGGAGAAAGAAGTTTCTTATTTTCAAGCTTAAGCGTTTGCTTCTGCTTCTTCTCTTTTCAATACGCGTTTGCCTTCAGTTTCTGCTACATAAACTGCACAAGCAGCATCACCAGTAATGTTTACGGCAGTTCTAGTCATATCAAGCAAGCGGTCAATACCTATGATTAAACCAATTCCTTCAACCGGCAAGCCAACACTGCCAAGCACCATTGCAAGCATGATGAGACCGACGCCTGGGACCCCGGCAGTCCCGACACTCGCTAATACGGCAGTCAATACAACTGTAGCTAGTTCGACTAATGTCAGTTCAATCCCAAAGGCCTGCGCAATAAACATCGTAGCCACACCCTGCATAATTGCAGTTCCGTCCATATTGATGGTCGCCCCTAATGGCTGTACAAATGAACTGATGGATTTTGGCACGCCAAGTTCTTTCTGTGCTACGTCCATCGATACCGGCAACGTTGCGTTACTGCTTGATGTACTAAACGCTACACTCATTGCAGGCGCAAATTTCTTGAAGAACCAGATTGGGTTTTTCTTTGCCAATACTGCAACTGTTCCTCCATATGTAAACACCGAGTGAATGAAAAGTGCAGCTAAAATAACGACCATATAAGATCCCATAGCTTTCATAGCGGAGAACCCTTGAGACCCTACTGCTGTCGCAATCAATCCAAATGTACCGTAAGGCGCAAACTTCATGACCAGGCCTACCAGATACATCATAATTTCATTTCCTTGCTCAACCAGGTTAAAGATTCCTTTTGTCTTATCACCAAGAGCAGTCAATGCAAGACCAATGAATACGGCAAATACAATAATTTGAAGCATATTTCCTTCTGTCATAGCTGCCAATGGATTATCAGGAATAATATTTAAAAGAGTATCTGCCACAGAAGGAGCTTCTTCACTTTCAAATGAAGCACTTCCAAGATCAAAATCGCCTGCAAGGCCCGGCTGAATCAAGGCTGCCAGTCCAAGGCCAATGATAATGGCAATTGTTGTCGTCACTAAGAAGTATGTAACCGTTTTAAAACCGATGCGCCCTAACTTAGCTGGATCGCCAAGTCCTGCTGTCCCCAAAATGATTGAAAACAGTACAAGCGGCACCACGAGCATATTAATCATACTCAAAAATATTTGACCAAGCGGAACAAATAAGAATGTATTTAAATTTTCGAAAGCTCCAGGCGCAAATAAATTAATAAGTAAACCGACAATTGCACCGAGAACAAGTCCGCTTAATACCTTCACAGTCAAACTAGTTTTTTTCATGCATCTCTTCCTTTTTCTTCAGACTTAAACAATAGTTTAACCGAAATCTAAAATAATATACAAGTTTTAAATTTATTCCAATATAATGATAAGTCTTTATATTTAAGAAGGAAATAAGATTTTAGGTACTTTCTTACTGCTATCACCACTACATTTAGTAAAATCATTGGGCTTGTAGTTCCTATTACTGAAATAACAAATTACGCTTTATCCGGCTTCGCTGATGAAACCAAACGGAAGCCGGAACTCTTTAAGGCATCAGCAAAATCTTGCCAATGCTTTTTCGGCTTTCAATATGGACATGGGCTTGTGCGGCTTCCGCCAGCGGAAAGCGTTTGGAAATCGCCATCTCCAATTTTTTCTCCAGCATCAATTCTGTTATTTTTGCCGCTGCCTCCTGCAGAAACTCGGGACGCTGTTTCCGGTAAGTTCCGGTGCTGTATCCAAGGACAGACCGGCAGCTGGAATGCAGATCAGCGGTGGTAAGGGCGCCTGGCACAGAGCCCGTATTGCCGTGGCCAAATGAAACAATCCGGCCAAACGGTGCCAGACAGTTCAAGCTCTTCTCGAAATTTTTACCGGCCACTGTATCCAATATGACGTCTGCTCCTTTGCCGCCGGTCAGTTGCTTCACTTCTTCGACAAAATCACCTGATACGTAATTGATGACGTGGTCTGCCCCAAAGCTCTTTGCGGCTTCTTTCTTTTCATCGCTGCCTACTGTTCCGATAATTTTGCCGGCGCCAAATAGACGAGCTAACTGAATGGCTGTTGAGCCGATGCCGCCCGCTGCTGCATGGATTAAGATGGTTTCTTCCGGAGCGAGGCGTGCTATTTTCCGAATGACATTGTACGCTGTAATGCCCACCGTCAGTGAAGCTGCCGCTGTTTCAATATCCAATTCGTCCGGAACCGCATAAGCCAGCACTTCATCCGCTGCGACATACTCGGCATATGACCCATTTTTCGGAAAAGCCATTACCCGCTGTCCCGGCTTAAACTTCGTCACTTCGCTGCCCACTTCAATGATTTCCCCGGCGCAATCCAATCCTGGAGTGAATGCAGCTCCTGCCTCGGTGCCGTGATATTGCCCCTGGCGTGCTTTGATATCGGCAAAATTCACACTGATCGCCTGTACTTGAATCAGCACTTGATGCGGGGCAATTTCCGGTTTTTCCACTTCCTGAAGCTCCATTACTTCCGGCGCTCCCAGTTCCTTTACGACGATTGCTTTCATTTCCCCATCCTCCTTGGCTTGGAAAATTCAAATACCTTTTTACTTCAAAATTTTCAATAAATAATCCGCATAAACTTGTTCGATTTCCTCTTTGCTAAATTCCCCTTCGGGCGAATACCATACTTGAATCCAATTGGCCGCTCCTAAAATAATCATCCGTGCCATTTTCTTCTGGACAACCTAAAATTCTCCTTTTTGGATCCCTTGGAGAATCAGCTGATCAAAAAGCTCCGCGTATTCATCCAATTTTTGTACAATAACTTCTACATGATCACCAGAAAAAATCTGTTCCGGCTTTATCGCCAGATTGAATATTTCCCGTTCGCGGATCGCGGTATCCAAATGGATTTTGATGGCGGCTTTCATTTTTTCGCTGGAAGTGATGTCTTGTTGTTTAATTTTCCTCAGTTTGTCCAAAACAGTTGTCAAAATATGTTCATGGCAATAAAACAGCAATTCTTCTTTGTTCTTAAAATAATAATACAAAGAACCTTTTGTCATCAGCAGTTCAGCCGCAATGTCCTCCATTGTGGTCTGGCGGAACCCTTTCCTCGAGATAACCAAACTGGCGGAACGAAGAATGTCTTCTTTTTTCTTGGCCGTTTTTCTTTCCCTCAGGTTCATCTCAACACCTCATACCATCAATTTTCTCGTCACTTGCTTCCTAAGCTTTTTCCCTAATCTAAAATCTCTAAAACAATTTCAAAATCTTAAGTGTATAAAAAAAGCTCTTCATTTTAAAATGAAGAGCCTTCCGTTGCTATTAAGCTAAATCAACATTGTGGTAAACCTGCTGCACATCTTCCAAATCTTCGATGGCATCGATCATTTTTTCAAATTGGGCTTGTGCATCTTCGGGCAATTCCAGTTCGTTTTGTGCCAGCATGGTCAGTTCAGCCACAGTAAACTCCGTGATGCCGACGTTTTTGAACGCTTCCTGGACAATATGGAATTGATCCGGTTCTGCATAAACGATCACCGAATCTTCTTCTTCGCTGATATCGCGTACATCCACATCCGCTTCCATCAGCAATTCAAGCACTTCATCCGCTGTTTTGCCTTCGATGCCGAAAACAGCTGTATAGTCGAACATATAAGCAACCGAGCCGCTGACACCCATGTTGCCGCCGTTTTTGCCGAACGCCGCACGGACATCTGAAGCAGTGCGGTTCACGTTATTTGTCAATGTATCCACAATCACCATGGAACCGTTCGGCCCGAAACCTTCGTAGCGCAGTTCATCATAACTTTCTTCCGAACCGCCTTTTGCCTTTTCAATCGCCCGGTCAATGATAGCTCTGGGCACACTATATGTTTTGGCGCGTTCAAGCACGACTTTCAGCGCCTGGTTCGATTCAGGATCCGGTTCGCCTTGTTTTGCGGCAACATAGATTTCCCGTCCGAATTTCGCGTAGATCCGGCTTGTGTTTGCGTCTTTGGATGCTTTTTTCTCTTTAATATTATTCCATTTGCGTCCCATTGGGTTTCCCACTTTCTTTCAACTTTGAATGTGAAGAACGTTCACTATCTCCTATTATATATAAACTCCGCTTTTCTATCGACTTATATACTCAAAAACTTCAACGCTTGTTTTAAATCCGGATCTTAAGGGCAAGTACCTATATAGAAGGAAATCTTTTAATAACAAATGCAGCAAAACCAGAAGGAGGAATTTGAAATGGCAGAAAATAACGTGATTATCATTACAGGCGGAGCCAGCGGCATCGGACGTGAAGCGGCATATCTATTATCGGAGGCTGGAAACGCCATTGTCGTAGCCGACTTCAACGAAGAAGGCGCAAAAGAAACTGCAGCGAATATTGAAGCGCAAGGCGGCAAAGCGGCAACGTTCAAAGTGGATGTTTCCAAAGCCGAAGAAGTGGAAGCGATGGTTAATTTTGCGGTCGAAACATTCGGCACATTAAACGGCATTTTCAACAACGCCGGCATCGGGCTTGTTAAACCTTTGCTTGAAATGGATCCCGCTTCTTACCATAAAGTAATCGATGTCGACCAGCACAGCGTCTACTACGGCATTTATTACGGCGCGAAAAAGATGGTCGAACTCGGAGCCAAAGGCACTATCGTCAATACCGCTTCCATTTACGGCTCCATGGCGGCAAAAGGAAGCTTCAACTACAACGCGGCAAAAGCCGCAGTGGTTATGATGTCCAAATCCGGCGCGCTCGAACTTGCTGAACACGGCATTCGGGTAGTCGGCGTTGCTCCCGGATTTATCGATACGCCGATTCTCGGAGAAGATGAAGAAATGAAAAAAGCCTTGTCTGCACTTCATATGCACAACAAACTGATTCAGCCTGAGAAAGTGGCCAGCGTCGTGAAGTTTCTGTTCTCCGAGAAAGCTGCTGCCATCAATGGTTCCACCGTTGCGGTAGACGATGGATTCCTGAGCTTTAAATAAGAAGAAACTCCATTCAACAGGTTTTAATGAATAATAGAAAAAAGCCGCCTTCAGTCGTTGGCGGCTTTTTTGGCTTTGCTTTTATCCACTCGGAAATACTCAGAAATCTGGACGACGCGGACTTTCCCTGTATGCAGTTCATGGTAGATCCCTCTGCTGTCGGTAAACGAGATATACTGATCCCGCTCGCTGCGGATTAAAGCTTCTGCTTTTTCCTGTGACTCGACGTGGATAAACCGGCGGATGTAATGCTCTTCGTCAAAAAAATACGTGACTTTGAATTCTTTCATACTTTCTCACTCCTTATAAAGGATAGGGAGCCTTCTGATAGAAGTAATTCGGTTTTACAACATCGTTTTTATAGGGCTTATGGAAAATATGCGTCGTTGCCGGGGACATCGGCGGAATCAGCCAAGCCCAGTTGCCGGTCAAGTCCCGTCCGGCCGTTTCCTCTTTTTTCTCGAAGCTTTTGAATTGTTTTGCAGCGGTATGGTGGTCAACAATGGTGACGCCGGCTTTTTGGAACGAATCCAGCACCGCAATATTCAATTCCACCAAGGCTTTGTCTTTCCAAAGCGAACGGTTGGAATCGGTATTCAGCCCCATGATTCCCGCCACAGCCGGCAGCAGATCATAGCGGTCTTCATCAGCCAGATTGCGCGCACCGATTTCCGTTCCCATATACCAGCCATTAAACGGTGCCATCGTATAATGGATGCCGCCGATTTCCAGCTTCATTTCTGAAATGATCGGCACACCGTACCATTTGGCCTTCAGCTCTTTAAAGCGGCTGATTTCCGGGTGTTCCAGTTCCACTTCAATGACGGATTCTTTCGGGAGCTCAAAATAACAGGGTTCTTCCCCTCTCACTTGAATGACCAATGGCAAAACATCAAAATGGCCGCCTTCGCCTCGCCATCCCAATTTCTCGCATTGCTTCGTGAACTCCAAGGATGTTGAATCTCCAATAATTTCTCCATCCTTTTCGTAGCCCGCGTAGCGGA is from Planococcus liqunii and encodes:
- a CDS encoding M4 family metallopeptidase — its product is MKKNYFVPVLLSSALVLSSFSAANALAAPPDQPGKPWNETGSVPVFVKEKFGEKQVGNAAAHALDYLKKIEKQIGVANPDKNLKVKNIQKDSLGMKHVRFNQTVKGIPVEGSEVVVHYNKQDELVSVNGSHIPEATEEIDTSAAVSEAAAVEAAKKAVNAPAQLEETPLADLVIYPFEGTNHLAYKVNVNFLGEKPGNWFAFIDAKSGETIDQYNALMHVDNHHESVGTGVLGAQRKIHTTRTQLPSQGTIFSLSDTSHAGLQGIFTYDANDGKIFSNNSASWKDEYQHAAVDAHYNSEVVYDYYLEEHGRNSLDDKGMAIVSYVHYGDNYNNAFWNGRQMTYGDGDGSYMVPLSAGLDVAAHEMTHGVITNSANLQYRFQSGALNESFADIFGALIDSEDWEVGEDIMGPGAKADGRVSLRSLSDPGKYPVKADYVPYGDGKGKYPAHMDEYYDLPRSLDNGGVHINSSITNHAAYLIGEKIGKEKLGQIFYRALTVYLTPTSDFSAARRAIVQSAADIYGEASAEAKAAAEGFDSVGIYE
- a CDS encoding nitric oxide synthase oxygenase, which produces MTAVGTPNALLDEAIEFLSVCYYELGKNEQQIETRIAEIAKEIEQTNTYTHTFEELEHGARMAWRNNNRCIGRLFWNSLTVFDERQQSTAEGAFDALLNHIEFASNGGKIRPTITVFAPSQDGEDAMRIWNHQLIRYAGYEKDGEIIGDSTSLEFTKQCEKLGWRGEGGHFDVLPLVIQVRGEEPCYFELPKESVIEVELEHPEISRFKELKAKWYGVPIISEMKLEIGGIHYTMAPFNGWYMGTEIGARNLADEDRYDLLPAVAGIMGLNTDSNRSLWKDKALVELNIAVLDSFQKAGVTIVDHHTAAKQFKSFEKKEETAGRDLTGNWAWLIPPMSPATTHIFHKPYKNDVVKPNYFYQKAPYPL
- a CDS encoding quinone oxidoreductase family protein, producing the protein MKAIVVKELGAPEVMELQEVEKPEIAPHQVLIQVQAISVNFADIKARQGQYHGTEAGAAFTPGLDCAGEIIEVGSEVTKFKPGQRVMAFPKNGSYAEYVAADEVLAYAVPDELDIETAAASLTVGITAYNVIRKIARLAPEETILIHAAAGGIGSTAIQLARLFGAGKIIGTVGSDEKKEAAKSFGADHVINYVSGDFVEEVKQLTGGKGADVILDTVAGKNFEKSLNCLAPFGRIVSFGHGNTGSVPGALTTADLHSSCRSVLGYSTGTYRKQRPEFLQEAAAKITELMLEKKLEMAISKRFPLAEAAQAHVHIESRKSIGKILLMP
- a CDS encoding SDR family NAD(P)-dependent oxidoreductase; translated protein: MAENNVIIITGGASGIGREAAYLLSEAGNAIVVADFNEEGAKETAANIEAQGGKAATFKVDVSKAEEVEAMVNFAVETFGTLNGIFNNAGIGLVKPLLEMDPASYHKVIDVDQHSVYYGIYYGAKKMVELGAKGTIVNTASIYGSMAAKGSFNYNAAKAAVVMMSKSGALELAEHGIRVVGVAPGFIDTPILGEDEEMKKALSALHMHNKLIQPEKVASVVKFLFSEKAAAINGSTVAVDDGFLSFK
- a CDS encoding YebC/PmpR family DNA-binding transcriptional regulator, coding for MGRKWNNIKEKKASKDANTSRIYAKFGREIYVAAKQGEPDPESNQALKVVLERAKTYSVPRAIIDRAIEKAKGGSEESYDELRYEGFGPNGSMVIVDTLTNNVNRTASDVRAAFGKNGGNMGVSGSVAYMFDYTAVFGIEGKTADEVLELLMEADVDVRDISEEEDSVIVYAEPDQFHIVQEAFKNVGITEFTVAELTMLAQNELELPEDAQAQFEKMIDAIEDLEDVQQVYHNVDLA
- a CDS encoding dicarboxylate/amino acid:cation symporter, whose product is MKKTSLTVKVLSGLVLGAIVGLLINLFAPGAFENLNTFLFVPLGQIFLSMINMLVVPLVLFSIILGTAGLGDPAKLGRIGFKTVTYFLVTTTIAIIIGLGLAALIQPGLAGDFDLGSASFESEEAPSVADTLLNIIPDNPLAAMTEGNMLQIIVFAVFIGLALTALGDKTKGIFNLVEQGNEIMMYLVGLVMKFAPYGTFGLIATAVGSQGFSAMKAMGSYMVVILAALFIHSVFTYGGTVAVLAKKNPIWFFKKFAPAMSVAFSTSSSNATLPVSMDVAQKELGVPKSISSFVQPLGATINMDGTAIMQGVATMFIAQAFGIELTLVELATVVLTAVLASVGTAGVPGVGLIMLAMVLGSVGLPVEGIGLIIGIDRLLDMTRTAVNITGDAACAVYVAETEGKRVLKREEAEANA